The following are encoded together in the Triticum dicoccoides isolate Atlit2015 ecotype Zavitan chromosome 6B, WEW_v2.0, whole genome shotgun sequence genome:
- the LOC119324034 gene encoding peroxidase 45-like isoform X1, translating to MANLESLASLAAILILVLVEVAVLSSFAAAQLRPDYYANVCPNLEGIVRYSVKQSMVKSPISAPATLRLFFHDCAVMGCDASVMIISPTGDDEWRNQDDYSLKPEGFQTILDAKAAVDSDLQCRYKVSCADIIALAARESVSQSGGPNYTVELGRYDGKISTTNSVMLPHVDDNLNSLNSFFYTLGLSQIDMIALSGAHTLGAADCGFFQHRTRGKDPSMNPSFDAQLQGTCARQNFAFLDDVTPVGFDNSYFKLLQNGRGLLGSDQVLYTDQRSRGTIDYYASNQGIFFYDFSIAMTKLGKVGVKTATDGEIRRDCRYPN from the exons ATGGCGAACCTCGAGTCGTTAGCCTCACTTGCCGCCAtcctcatcctcgtcctcgtcGAAGTCGCTGTCCTGTCCTCGTTCGCGGCCGCGCAGCTGCGGCCGGACTACTACGCCAACGTCTGCCCCAACCTGGAGGGCATTGTCCGGTACTCCGTGAAGCAGTCCATGGTCAAGTCCCCCATCTCCGCGCCCGCCACCCTCAGGCTCTTCTTCCACGACTGCGCCGTCATG GGCTGTGACGCATCGGTCATGATCATCAGCCCGACCGGCGACGACGAGTGGCGGAACCAGGACGACTATTCGCTGAAGCCGGAGGGCTTCCAGACGATCCTGGATGCCAAGGCTGCCGTGGACAGCGACCTGCAGTGCCGCTATAAGGTGTCCTGCGCCGACATAATCGCCCTCGCCGCAAGAGAGTCCGTCTCCCAG AGCGGAGGGCCCAACTACACAGTAGAGCTGGGCAGGTACGATGGGAAGATCTCGACAACGAACAGCGTCATGCTGCCGCACGTCGACGACAACCTCAACAGCCTCAATTCCTTCTTCTATACCCTAGGCCTCTCCCAGATCGACATGATCGCATTATCAG GTGCCCACACCTTGGGAGCGGCCGACTGCGGCTTCTTCCAGCACAGGACCAGGGGCAAGGATCCAAGCATGAACCCGAGCTTTGACGCGCAGCTTCAGGGCACCTGTGCCAGACAGAACTTTGCGTTCCTGGATGACGTGACACCGGTGGGATTCGATAACTCCTACTTCAAGCTCCTGCAGAATGGCAGGGGCCTCCTGGGCTCCGACCAGGTGTTGTACACAGACCAGAGATCACGCGGTACCATAGACTACTATGCGTCCAACCAGGGCATCTTCTTCTACGACTTTAGCATCGCCATGACAAAGCTCGGCAAGGTCGGGGTCAAGACGGCCACTGACGGCGAGATACGCCGTGACTGTCGGTATCCAAATTAG
- the LOC119324034 gene encoding peroxidase 45-like isoform X2 codes for MANLESLASLAAILILVLVEVAVLSSFAAAQLRPDYYANVCPNLEGIVRYSVKQSMVKSPISAPATLRLFFHDCAVMGCDASVMIISPTGDDEWRNQDDYSLKPEGFQTILDAKAAVDSDLQCRYKVSCADIIALAARESVSQSGGPNYTVELGRYDGKKSTDRSVRLPHPGDNLDSLNAYFSTLGLSQTDMIALSGGHTLGAADCGFFKYRIGGNDQSMNPSFDAQLQGTCAKQNFAFLDDVTPVGFDNFYYRNLQNGRGLLGSDQVLYTDERSRGTVDFYAANQGTFFSDFVIAMTKLGRVGVKTAADGEIRRDCQYPN; via the exons ATGGCGAACCTCGAGTCGTTAGCCTCACTTGCCGCCAtcctcatcctcgtcctcgtcGAAGTCGCTGTCCTGTCCTCGTTCGCGGCCGCGCAGCTGCGGCCGGACTACTACGCCAACGTCTGCCCCAACCTGGAGGGCATTGTCCGGTACTCCGTGAAGCAGTCCATGGTCAAGTCCCCCATCTCCGCGCCCGCCACCCTCAGGCTCTTCTTCCACGACTGCGCCGTCATG GGCTGTGACGCATCGGTCATGATCATCAGCCCGACCGGCGACGACGAGTGGCGGAACCAGGACGACTATTCGCTGAAGCCGGAGGGCTTCCAGACGATCCTGGATGCCAAGGCTGCCGTGGACAGCGACCTGCAGTGCCGCTATAAGGTGTCCTGCGCCGACATAATCGCCCTCGCCGCAAGAGAGTCCGTCTCCCAG AGCGGAGGGCCGAACTACACAGTGGAGCTCGGCAGGTACGATGGAAAGAAGTCGACGGACAGAAGCGTCAGGCTGCCGCACCCCGGCGACAACCTCGACAGCCTCAATGCCTACTTCTCAACCTTGGGCCTCTCCCAGACTGACATGATCGCCCTATCAG GTGGCCACACCTTGGGCGCGGCGGACTGCGGCTTCTTCAAGTACAGGATCGGTGGCAACGACCAGAGCATGAACCCAAGTTTCGACGCGCAGCTCCAGGGCACCTGTGCCAAACAGAACTTTGCGTTCCTGGACGACGTTACACCGGTAGGGTTTGACAACTTCTACTACCGGAACCTGCAGAACGGCAGGGGCCTCCTGGGGTCCGACCAGGTGCTGTACACGGATGAGAGGTCCCGCGGCACCGTGGACTTCTACGCGGCCAACCAGGGCACCTTCTTCTCCGACTTCGTCATCGCCATGACGAAGCTCGGCAGGGTTGGGGTCAAGACGGCCGCTGACGGCGAGATACGCCGTGACTGTCAGTACCCAAACTAA
- the LOC119324034 gene encoding peroxidase 45-like isoform X3, with protein MHSMANRAAIIFVVVLKVAVLSSSAAAQLRPDYYAGVCPNLEGIVRSSVKQSMVQGCDASVMIMGSTGDDENPDEYSLKPEGFQTILDAKAAVDSDPQCRYKVSCADIIALATRESVSQSGGPNYTVELGRYDGKKSTDRSVRLPHPGDNLDSLNAYFSTLGLSQTDMIALSGGHTLGAADCGFFKYRIGGNDQSMNPSFDAQLQGTCAKQNFAFLDDVTPVGFDNFYYRNLQNGRGLLGSDQVLYTDERSRGTVDFYAANQGTFFSDFVIAMTKLGRVGVKTAADGEIRRDCQYPN; from the exons ATGCATTCCATGGCGAATCGCGCCGCCATCATCTTCGTCGTCGTCCTAAAAGTGGCTGTCCTCTCTTCGTCCGCAGCCGCGCAGCTGAGGCCGGACTACTACGCCGGCGTCTGCCCCAACCTGGAGGGCATCGTCCGGAGCTCCGTGAAGCAGTCCATGGTGCAGGGCTGTGATGCGTCGGTCATGATCATGGGCTCGACCGGAGACGACGAGAACCCTGACGAATATTCGTTGAAGCCGGAGGGGTTCCAGACGATCCTGGACGCCAAGGCCGCCGTGGACAGCGACCCGCAGTGCCGTTACAAGGTGTCCTGCGCCGACATAATCGCCCTTGCCACAAGAGAGTCCGTCTCCCAG AGCGGAGGGCCGAACTACACAGTGGAGCTCGGCAGGTACGATGGAAAGAAGTCGACGGACAGAAGCGTCAGGCTGCCGCACCCCGGCGACAACCTCGACAGCCTCAATGCCTACTTCTCAACCTTGGGCCTCTCCCAGACTGACATGATCGCCCTATCAG GTGGCCACACCTTGGGCGCGGCGGACTGCGGCTTCTTCAAGTACAGGATCGGTGGCAACGACCAGAGCATGAACCCAAGTTTCGACGCGCAGCTCCAGGGCACCTGTGCCAAACAGAACTTTGCGTTCCTGGACGACGTTACACCGGTAGGGTTTGACAACTTCTACTACCGGAACCTGCAGAACGGCAGGGGCCTCCTGGGGTCCGACCAGGTGCTGTACACGGATGAGAGGTCCCGCGGCACCGTGGACTTCTACGCGGCCAACCAGGGCACCTTCTTCTCCGACTTCGTCATCGCCATGACGAAGCTCGGCAGGGTTGGGGTCAAGACGGCCGCTGACGGCGAGATACGCCGTGACTGTCAGTACCCAAACTAA